A portion of the Pseudomonas sp. GR 6-02 genome contains these proteins:
- a CDS encoding alkaline phosphatase D family protein, giving the protein MSEFDLGRRRVIQAVGAGLLLPGLAPAVIASVKDRPQLTDGVQSGDLLGDRAMIWSRSDRAARMVVEWDTRSLFSNPRRFVSPLADAGTDFTARVELTGLPADQAIFYRVTFEDAQSGVASEPWFGHLRSVPSARRNIRFVWSGDTVGQGFGINPDIGGMRIYEAMRLRLPDFFIHSGDTIYADGPVPAQLTTESGRVWRNVTSEAKSKVAETLDEYRGNYRYNLMDENVRRFNAEVPQIWQWDDHEVVNNWSPGKQLDDRYKSKDIHSLVGRARQAWLEYAPMRLQSADGGGRIYRKLSYGPMLDVFVLDMRSYRGANDDNLGAAKPFLGREQLDWLKRELKGSQAQWKVIAADMPIGLGVPDGEVSPGVARWEAVANGDPGPAQGRELEIAELLSFLRAQQVRNFVWLTADVHYCAAHHYHPDRAAFQDFEPFWEFVAGPLNAGSFGPNALDKTFGPEVVFQKAPAAQNTSPFAGFQFFGEVNIDGQSGELSVVLRDLDGVGVFERKLQPV; this is encoded by the coding sequence ATGAGCGAATTCGACCTCGGCCGCCGTCGTGTCATACAAGCTGTCGGAGCCGGGCTGTTGCTGCCCGGGCTGGCGCCGGCGGTGATCGCATCGGTCAAGGATCGGCCGCAACTCACCGATGGTGTGCAGTCCGGCGACCTGTTGGGCGACCGGGCGATGATCTGGAGCCGTAGCGATCGCGCGGCGCGGATGGTGGTGGAATGGGACACGCGCAGCCTGTTCAGCAACCCTCGTCGATTCGTCTCGCCATTGGCCGATGCCGGCACCGATTTCACCGCTCGGGTCGAACTCACCGGCCTGCCTGCCGATCAGGCAATTTTCTACCGCGTGACGTTCGAAGACGCCCAGAGCGGTGTCGCCAGCGAACCGTGGTTCGGCCATCTGCGCAGTGTGCCCAGCGCTCGGCGGAATATTCGCTTCGTCTGGAGTGGCGACACGGTTGGCCAAGGCTTCGGCATCAACCCGGACATCGGCGGCATGCGCATCTACGAAGCCATGCGTCTGCGCCTGCCGGACTTTTTTATCCACAGCGGTGACACCATCTACGCCGACGGCCCTGTGCCGGCGCAACTGACCACCGAAAGCGGCCGGGTGTGGCGCAACGTCACCAGCGAAGCCAAGAGCAAAGTCGCCGAAACCCTCGACGAGTATCGCGGCAATTACCGCTACAACCTGATGGACGAAAACGTCCGTCGTTTCAACGCCGAAGTGCCGCAGATCTGGCAGTGGGACGACCACGAAGTGGTGAACAACTGGTCGCCGGGCAAGCAACTGGATGATCGCTACAAGAGCAAAGATATCCACAGCCTGGTGGGCCGCGCACGGCAGGCCTGGCTGGAATATGCGCCGATGCGTTTGCAGAGCGCCGACGGTGGCGGGCGGATTTATCGCAAGCTGAGTTATGGGCCGATGCTCGATGTGTTCGTGCTCGACATGCGCAGCTACCGGGGTGCCAATGACGACAACCTTGGTGCCGCCAAACCGTTCCTCGGTCGAGAGCAATTGGATTGGCTCAAACGTGAATTGAAAGGCTCCCAGGCTCAATGGAAAGTCATCGCCGCCGACATGCCTATCGGCCTCGGCGTCCCGGACGGCGAAGTCAGCCCCGGTGTGGCGCGTTGGGAGGCGGTGGCCAACGGTGATCCGGGCCCGGCTCAAGGCCGTGAGCTGGAGATCGCTGAGTTACTGAGCTTTCTGCGGGCGCAGCAGGTGCGCAATTTCGTTTGGCTGACGGCGGATGTGCATTATTGCGCGGCGCACCATTACCATCCTGATCGCGCGGCGTTCCAGGACTTCGAACCGTTCTGGGAATTTGTCGCGGGGCCACTGAATGCGGGGAGCTTCGGGCCGAATGCGCTGGATAAAACCTTCGGCCCCGAGGTGGTGTTCCAGAAGGCTCCCGCGGCGCAGAACACCTCGCCGTTTGCCGGGTTTCAGTTTTTTGGCGAGGTGAACATCGATGGGCAGTCGGGGGAGTTGAGTGTCGTGCTGCGGGATCTGGATGGGGTGGGGGTGTTCGAGCGTAAGTTGCAGCCGGTTTGA
- a CDS encoding PepSY domain-containing protein, translated as MLKKSLFQLHWFFGISAGLVLALMGITGAAVSFQDEILRTLNPSVLHVEKQIAGVLPPAELVEKIESASGKIVSMLWVETDSGNAARVIFTAPPGERRGQMRYFDPYTAEFMGDVTGQDFFGLMLQLHRFLAMGDTGRQITGACTLILVFFCLSGLYLRWPRQWKSWRAWLTLDWKKKGRSFNWDLHSVAGTWCLVFYLLAALTGLSWSYEWYNKGLTRLLADSPQNERVRSGRGPAPSGPAPTADYAAMWSSIYSAAGPGLSSYNVRMPPVAGQPATVFYLLKDSPHDQARNQITLDPVTGAVSRHDRYSDKSLKAQLLTSIYALHVGSYFGLVGRIILTITALSMPLFFVTGWLLYLDRRRKKRQIKDARKGLEQPGSDAPAWLIGFASQSGFAEQLAWQTAGQLQAAGLSVKVQPLADVSEQDLRDSSNALFVVSTFGDGEAPDSARGFERKVLGRAPSLKRLNYAVLGLGDRQYQHFCGFARRLHIWLGEHGGKTLFAPVEVDGGDPYALRHWQQQLGLLTGQAPVDTWQAPSYDNWTLTRRELMNPDSSGAPVYLLGLTAPSTSSWLAGDLVEVLPRNGAWAIEHFLEGLGIDGRATVELDGLSQSLEQALASRQLPENRAHLVGLHAQALVNALVPLALREYSIASIAADGVLELIVRQERHPDGSLGIGSGWLTEHVPVGSHVNLRVRRNSGFHMPNEPVPMILLGNGTGLAGLRSLLKARIADGQQRHWLLFGERNREHDFLCRAELEEWLINGDLARLDLAFSRDQAEKIYVQDRLRESAGELKKWLADGAVIYICGSLQGMASGVDQVLNDVLGADEVERLIEQGRYRRDVY; from the coding sequence GTGTTGAAGAAATCCCTGTTCCAGTTGCACTGGTTTTTCGGCATCAGCGCCGGACTGGTCCTGGCCCTGATGGGCATTACCGGGGCGGCAGTATCGTTTCAGGATGAAATCCTGCGAACGCTGAACCCCTCCGTGCTGCACGTCGAGAAGCAGATCGCCGGAGTGCTGCCACCGGCCGAACTGGTGGAGAAAATCGAAAGCGCTTCGGGCAAGATCGTTTCGATGCTCTGGGTCGAGACCGACAGCGGCAATGCTGCGCGGGTGATCTTCACGGCGCCGCCCGGCGAACGTCGCGGGCAGATGCGTTATTTCGACCCGTACACCGCCGAGTTCATGGGCGACGTCACCGGCCAGGACTTCTTCGGCCTGATGCTGCAGTTGCACCGCTTCCTCGCCATGGGTGATACCGGCCGGCAGATCACCGGCGCCTGCACGCTGATTCTGGTGTTCTTCTGCCTGTCCGGCCTGTACCTGCGCTGGCCGCGCCAGTGGAAAAGCTGGCGCGCCTGGCTGACGCTGGACTGGAAGAAAAAAGGTCGCAGCTTCAACTGGGACCTGCACTCGGTGGCCGGCACCTGGTGCCTGGTGTTCTACCTTTTGGCGGCGTTGACCGGGTTGTCCTGGTCGTACGAGTGGTACAACAAAGGGCTGACCAGGCTGCTGGCCGACTCGCCGCAAAACGAGCGGGTTCGCAGTGGTCGCGGCCCTGCGCCAAGCGGCCCGGCCCCCACCGCCGATTACGCCGCGATGTGGAGCAGCATCTACAGCGCCGCCGGCCCTGGTCTTTCGTCCTACAACGTTCGGATGCCGCCCGTGGCCGGGCAACCGGCAACCGTGTTCTACCTGCTGAAGGATTCACCCCACGACCAGGCACGGAACCAGATCACCCTCGATCCGGTGACCGGCGCCGTCAGCCGTCATGACCGCTACAGCGACAAGAGCCTCAAGGCGCAGTTGCTGACCAGTATTTATGCACTGCACGTCGGCAGTTATTTCGGGCTGGTCGGGCGGATCATCCTGACCATCACCGCGCTGAGCATGCCGCTGTTTTTCGTCACGGGCTGGTTGCTGTACCTGGACCGCCGACGCAAGAAACGTCAGATCAAGGATGCCCGTAAAGGCCTTGAGCAACCGGGTAGCGACGCACCGGCATGGCTGATCGGCTTCGCCAGCCAGAGCGGGTTTGCCGAGCAGCTCGCCTGGCAGACTGCCGGGCAATTGCAGGCCGCCGGATTATCGGTGAAGGTTCAACCGCTGGCCGATGTCAGCGAACAGGACCTGCGAGACTCCAGCAACGCACTGTTTGTGGTCAGCACCTTCGGCGACGGCGAAGCGCCGGACAGCGCCCGCGGTTTCGAACGTAAAGTGCTGGGGCGTGCACCGAGTCTTAAACGCCTGAACTATGCCGTTCTCGGCCTCGGTGACCGCCAGTATCAACACTTCTGCGGCTTCGCCCGTCGCTTGCACATCTGGCTGGGCGAGCACGGCGGCAAGACCTTGTTCGCCCCGGTTGAAGTCGACGGTGGCGACCCTTACGCCCTGCGTCACTGGCAACAGCAACTCGGTCTGCTGACGGGTCAGGCACCGGTCGACACCTGGCAAGCGCCCAGCTACGACAACTGGACCCTGACCCGCCGCGAATTGATGAACCCGGACAGCAGTGGAGCTCCCGTGTACTTGCTCGGCCTCACCGCTCCCAGCACCAGCAGTTGGCTGGCCGGTGATCTGGTGGAAGTGCTGCCGCGCAATGGTGCGTGGGCCATCGAGCATTTCCTCGAAGGCCTGGGAATTGACGGTCGAGCCACGGTTGAACTCGATGGCCTGTCGCAGTCTCTGGAGCAAGCCCTGGCCAGCCGCCAACTGCCCGAGAACCGCGCTCATCTGGTCGGCCTGCACGCGCAAGCGCTGGTGAATGCGTTGGTGCCACTGGCCCTGCGCGAATACTCCATCGCCTCGATCGCCGCCGACGGCGTGCTGGAATTGATCGTGCGTCAGGAGCGGCACCCAGACGGCAGCCTGGGCATCGGCTCCGGCTGGTTGACCGAACACGTGCCTGTGGGCAGCCACGTCAACCTGCGGGTGCGGCGCAACAGTGGTTTCCATATGCCGAACGAACCGGTGCCGATGATCCTGCTGGGCAACGGCACCGGGCTGGCCGGGTTGCGCAGTTTGCTCAAGGCACGGATTGCCGACGGGCAACAGCGTCACTGGTTGCTGTTTGGCGAGCGTAATCGCGAGCACGATTTTCTTTGCCGCGCGGAACTGGAAGAGTGGTTGATCAACGGTGATCTGGCGCGTCTGGACCTGGCGTTTTCCCGCGATCAGGCCGAGAAAATCTATGTGCAGGATCGCCTGCGCGAGTCTGCCGGCGAGCTGAAGAAATGGCTGGCCGATGGCGCCGTGATTTACATCTGCGGCAGTTTGCAGGGGATGGCGTCAGGGGTGGACCAAGTGCTTAACGACGTGCTGGGTGCGGATGAAGTCGAGCGCCTGATCGAACAGGGCCGCTACCGCCGCGACGTTTACTGA